A region from the Triticum aestivum cultivar Chinese Spring chromosome 3D, IWGSC CS RefSeq v2.1, whole genome shotgun sequence genome encodes:
- the LOC123077281 gene encoding uncharacterized protein, whose amino-acid sequence MACSCGGKRPRPAVPLLLALLLVVSCALSVSASGGGGRGNGTRTAEFRSGDELRAYQSIVARMDKMKKASVKTIQSADGDIIHCVPAHLQPAFDHPTLRGQKPEAEPEERPKISADAAEEEGDAVFPQAWSDGGESCPGGTVPIRRTTESDLRRYSGSLRRYGMKPRASGVRRDSTSDGHEHAVGYVTGDQFYGAKASLNVWPARVASAAEFSLSQIWVISGTFGNDLNTIEAGWQVSPQLYGDNSPRFFTYWTSDAYQATGCYNLHCSGFVQTNRRIAIGAAISPASAYNGRQFDISLLIWKDPRRGHWWLQLGSGPLVGYWPSSLFSHLGGHANMVQFGGEVVNTRPSGSHTPTQMGSGHFPREGFNRAAYFRNVQVVDWDNNLLPARDLRLVADHPACYGIQGGYNRAWGNYFYYGGPGRNVHCP is encoded by the exons ATGGCGTGTAGCTGCGGCGGCAAGAGGCCCAGACCAGCCGTCCCCTTGCTGCTGGCGCTGCTGCTCGTCGTCTCGTGCGCGTTGTCGGTGtcggccagcggcggcggcggcaggggcaaCGGCACACGGACGGCGGAGTTCCGTTCCGGGGACGAGCTGCGAGCTTACCAGAGCATCGTCGCCCGGATGGACAAGATGAAGAAGGCCTCCGTCAAGACCATTCAG AGCGCCGACGGCGACATCATCCACTGCGTGCCGGCGCACCTCCAGCCGGCGTTTGACCACCCAACGTTGAGAGGCCAAAAGCCAGAG GCTGAGCCAGAGGAGAGGCCCAAGATCAGCGCCGACGCCGCCGAGGAAGAAGGGGACGCGGTGTTCCCGCAGGCGTGGAGCGACGGCGGCGAGTCGTGCCCCGGCGGGACGGTCCCGATACGGCGGACCACGGAGAGCGACCTGCGGCGGTACTCCGGTTCCCTCCGGCGGTACGGGATGAAGCCCCGCGCGTCCGGCGTCCGCCGCGACTCCACCAGCGACGGCCACGAG CACGCGGTGGGGTACGTGACCGGCGACCAGTTCTACGGCGCCAAGGCGAGCCTGAACGTGTGGCCGGCCAgggtggcgtcggcggcggagTTCAGCCTCTCCCAGATCTGGGTCATCTCCGGCACCTTCGGCAACGACCTCAACACCATCGAAGCCGGCTGGCAG GTGAGCCCTCAGCTGTATGGCGACAACAGCCCGCGCTTCTTCACCTACTGGACG aGCGACGCGTACCAGGCGACGGGGTGCTACAACCTGCACTGCTCGGGGTTCGTGCAGACCAACCGGCGGATCGCCATCGGGGCGGCCATCTCGCCGGCGTCCGCCTACAACGGCCGCCAGTTCGACATCAGCCTGCTCATCTGGAAGGACCCGCGCCGGGGCCACTGGTGGCTGCAGCTCGGCTCCGGCCCGCTCGTCGGCTACTGGCCCTCCTCCCTCTTCTCCCACCTGGGCGGCCACGCCAACATGGTGCAGTTCGGCGGCGAGGTCGTCAACACGCGCCCCTCGGGCTCCCACACCCCCACGCAGATGGGCAGCGGCCACTTCCCGCGCGAGGGATTCAACCGCGCCGCCTACTTCCGCAACGTCCAGGTCGTGGACTGGGACAACAACCTCCTCCCCGCCAGGGACCTCCGGCTCGTCGCCGACCACCCGGCATGCTACGGCATCCAGGGCGGATACAACCGCGCCTGGGGCAACTACTTCTACTACGGCGGGCCGGGCCGGAACGTGCACTGCCCCTAG